Proteins found in one Asterias rubens chromosome 12, eAstRub1.3, whole genome shotgun sequence genomic segment:
- the LOC117297879 gene encoding mitogen-activated protein kinase kinase kinase 1-like gives MDQQRKERTRRKPSSRDPSPELSKTRARHHKKDHSPAENPTGAAVSCTAGQSVASPAAVNKAVSGCGPGAACGSTSGMFEKEKWMSKLEDPLEKQRIRERLGAMHAGKKDADDKQRGRGPMVVRPPSPALNTLNSGSSGSKVDGIKRPVTLRTRRSPSPKQNPDSVFTQQVVCRSESPTSPRIPRHRSRISPASSRPPSPPFVHRRSPSPQGEICIAIAEEILRKRVERSLHARLYFLQQSGPNSFVIGGDSPNHKYKVVIGPQNCNCGKGPFCLHVLFVMLRVFQVKEGDPMLWSRTLMNYEVETLFRNYQARQKTRLKRSSSKATNQQQRKSSNEGSVEMTSSTCTGSSDNTMNSDQSNKEEDLCPICLLEMIDGESLVVCQDGCRNRLHHHCVAIWGAECERQNEALNCPLCRTKWDSPHEDGGDTPPNECNGVPPNTRQPSPAPSPRLMRRASRQQSDNSELPPETMPWIEEFSEEIIRPLFSREWSLRETGFHHLRPAMRAKMQSQEGGVVYRQIDEALIKSCCEILALGCSDPVYKVYVASLKGLRTLLSCIQCFNEDERQRLRQQLKQVIEPILFKCADGNRRTSQLSISALIELSKGQAGELALGREVSASDLVGLGAVEYVEECIYDSSLSFEPAWQPHLGRLCVLEKLMKEFPEEYVPDQHEVVPTHNSHCNRLMCVLRFALTAIPNAHSRICKLGKRLFVNVARNTVHMPQLYEKVCDSVAELDNDLQHGIQRRLTNILDDFEASRNVAERLQETDMHIYGRVVMDLEDDIERNSETAQAPEGLLTPPPTPPSQGATQSKQSASKIPVLVQDNQGQIRPHVVIRCKANSRQNSVQAIQSDGTPQRATNNQTEDLSDLSLSMSPCSPTDRAITFKSEVATANWSSPTHAPKVPSCKEQIEIEEAEAIAVALETSITQNPLPVVPGLTPAKDEDVIVHIQSEDGDTPREKCYVEKEHWVKGVLLGTGAFSSCYQSRDIKTGTLMAVKQVSFIRNKNCDQEKVVSSLMREIKLMKELDHPNIVRLLGATRHNGHFNVFVEWMAGGSVASVLSAYGAFEEAVLLKYTKQLLTGVAFLHSKHVVHRDLKGANLLLDSTGQHLRVADFGTAAEMASKATAEGEFKGQLIGTIAFMSPEVLRGETYGRSCDVWSIGCCMVEMSTANPPWNASAISNHLQLIFKIASAEGPPPVPEDLSAPTRDLLLRCFEHKPVNRESSADLLKHAVFTRL, from the exons ATGGATCAGCAGAGAAAGGAAAGGACCAGACGGAAGCCTTCCAGTCGCGACCCTTCTCCGGAGTTGAGTAAAACTCGAGCACGGCACCACAAGAAGGACCACTCACCAGCTGAGAACCCAACGGGGGCAGCGGTTAGTTGTACGGCAGGGCAGTCTGTTGCGTCACCCGCTGCTGTAAACAAGGCCGTCTCGGGCTGTGGGCCTGGGGCTGCTTGTGGTAGTACTTCGGG GATGTTTGAAAAAGAGAAATGGATGTCCAAGCTGGAGGACCCGCTGGAAAAACAGCGAATCAGAGAGCGTCTAGGAGCAatgcatgctgggaaaaaagaTGCTGACGATAAACAACGAGGCAGAGGACCAATG gtGGTGCGCCCTCCATCCCCTGCATTAAACACATTGAACTCTGGGTCTTCTGGGAGCAAGGTTGACGGAATAAAGAGGCCAGTTACGCTAAGAACGCGACGATCGCCATCGCCAAAACAGAACCCAGACTCAGTCTTCACACAACAG GTTGTCTGCCGATCTGAGTCTCCCACGTCACCAAGGATACCGAGACATCGATCAAGAATATCCCCAGCG AGTTCCCGCCCTCCATCCCCACCCTTTGTACACAGACGAAGCCCCTCCCCCCAGGGGGAGATCTGTATCGCCATTGCTGAAGAAATCTTACGGAAGAGAGTTGAAAGGTCACTTCATGCCAGACTGTACTTCCTACAACAGAGTGGACCAAACTCATTCGTGATTGGTGGAGATTCACCCAATCACAAATACAAGGTCGTCATTGGACCGCAG aattGTAACTGTGGAAAGGGTCCATTTTGTCTGCATGTATTATTTGTGATGCTTCGTGTGTTCCAAGTAAAAGAAGGAGATCCGATGCTATGGAGTAGAACGCTCATGAACTATGAG GTTGAAACATTATTCAGAAACTACCAAGCCAGACAGAAGACCCGTCTAAAACGTTCATCATCAAAAGCGACCAATCAGCAACAGAGGAAGTCGTCCAATGAGGGTTCAGTTGAGATGACATCATCCACCTGCACCGGTTCCTCCGATAACACAATGAATAGCGATCAGAG CAATAAAGAAGAGGACCTTTGCCCAATCTGCCTCTTGGAGATGATAGACGGGGAGAGTCTTGTGGTGTGCCAAGATGGCTGTCGTAATAGGCTTCACCACCACTGTGTTGCCATCT GGGGAGCGGAGTGTGAGAGACAGAACGAAGCCCTCAACTGTCCTCTCTGTCGTACAAAGTGGGACAGTCCACATGAGGATGGGGGTGATACACCTCCTAATGAATGCAACGGTGTACCCCCTAATACTAGGCAACCCTCTCCAGCACCCTCACCTAGGCTGATGAGGCGTGCCAGCAGGCAACAATCGGATAACAGTGAGCTGCCTCCAGAGACCATGCCTTGGATCGAG gaaTTTTCTGAAGAAATCATTCGGCCGTTATTCTCTCGAGAGTGGAGCCTCCGAGAAACTGGTTTCCATCACCTGAGGCCGGCCATGCGTGCCAAGATGCAGTCACAAGAGGGGGGTGTTGTTTACAGACAGATTGATGAAGCGTTGATCAAAAGCTGCTGTGAGATACTTGCACTTGGATGCTCAGATCCTGTGTACAAGGTGTACGTAGCTTCACTg AAAGGACTGCGGACTCTACTGTCTTGTATCCAGTGTTTCAATGAGGACGAGAGACAGAGATTGAGGCAGCAACTCAAACAAGTCATTGAACCAATTCTTTTCAAGTGTGCTGACGGAAACAG ACGCACCAGTCAGCTCTCAATCTCAGCTCTGATTGAGCTGAGCAAAGGACAAGCGGGTGAGCTTGCCTTGGGTCGAGAAGTCTCAGCATCAG ATTTGGTTGGTCTTGGTGCAGTGGAGTACGTTGAAGAGTGCATCTATGATTCCTCTTTGTCCTTCGAGCCAGCTTGGCAACCCCATCTTGGTCGCCTGTGCGTCCTGGAGAAACTCATGAAAGAATTTCCAGAGGAGTATGTCCCTGATCAGCATGAGGTGGTTCCAACACACAACTCTCACTGTAATCGCCTGATGTGTGTCCTACGCTTCGCCCTGACGGCCATACCCAACGCCCACAGCCGCATCTGCAAGCTTGGTAAGAGACTCTTCGTCAACGTCGCGCGGAATACAGTCCACATGCCGCAGCTCTACGAAAAGGTCTGCGATTCAGTGGCAGAGCTTGACAATGACCTGCAGCATGGGATACAGCGGCGACTCACAAACATTCTGGATGACTTTGAAGCCTCTAGGAATGTTGCTGAACGGTTGCAGGAGACGGATATGCATATCTATGGGAGAGTTGTCATGGACCTGGAGGATGATATAGAAAGAAACAGTGAGACTGCTCAAGCTCCAGAGGGCTTACTAACACCACCACCCACCCCACCATCACAAGGTGCTACCCAATCCAAACAATCAGCTTCCAAAATCCCTGTATTGGTGCAGGATAATCAAGGACAAATTAGACCACATGTTGTCATCAGGTGTAAGGCAAACTCAAGGCAAAATAGTGTGCAGGCCATCCAGAGCGATGGCACACCCCAAAGGGCTACCAACAACCAAACCGAGGACCTCTCCGACCTGTCCCTATCCATGTCTCCTTGCTCACCCACCGATCGGGCCATCACCTTCAAGAGTGAGGTAGCAACAGCCAACTGGTCGTCACCGACACACGCTCCAAAGGTCCCAAGCTGCAAGGAGCAGATTGAGATTGAGGAAGCGGAAGCCATTGCTGTTGCTTTAGAAACATCAATTACCCAGAACCCTCTTCCAGTGGTACCAGGATTGACACCTGCAAAGGACGAGGATGTCATTGTTCACATACAGAGTGAG GATGgtgatacaccaagagagaagtgCTACGTAGAGAAGGAGCATTGGGTTAAGGGTGTACTGCTGGGAACCGGTGCATTCTCAAGCTGCTACCAGTCAAGGGATATTAAGACGGGAACATTAATGGCAGTCAAACAG GTTTCTTTCATCAGGAATAAAAATTGCGACCAAGAGAAAGTTGTATCTTCCTTGATGCGTGAGATCAAACTCATGAAGGAGTTGGACCACCCGAACATTGTCAGACTGCTGGGTGCAACGAGACACAATGGACACTTCAATGTCTTTGTGGAGTGGATGGCAG GTGGTTCAGTGGCCTCCGTTCTGTCTGCTTATGGTGCTTTTGAAGAGGCGGtgttgttgaaatacaccaaacaGCTTCTTACTGGTGTGGCATTCCTCCACAGCAAGCATGTTGTGCACAGAGATCTGAAAG GTGCCAATCTGTTACTGGACAGTACGGGTCAGCATTTACGCGTAGCAGACTTTGGCACCGCTGCCGAGATGGCATCAAAGGCAACCGCTGAGGGAGAGTTCAAAGGTCAGCTCATCGGAACTATTGCGTTCATGTCACCAGAG GTATTAAGAGGTGAAACGTATGGTCGTTCCTGCGATGTATGGAGTATTGGATGCTGTATGGTTGAGATGTCCACTGCCAATCCTCCATGGAATGCATCCGCAATCTCCAATCATCTTCAGCTCATCTTTAAG ATTGCCAGCGCTGAAGGACCCCCTCCCGTACCAGAAGACTTGTCAGCCCCAACCAGAGATCTGTTACTACGATGCTTTGAGCACAAGCCTGTAAACCGAGAGAGCTCTGCTGATCTCCTCAAGCATGCTGTATTCACACGGCTCTAA
- the LOC117297878 gene encoding uncharacterized protein LOC117297878 — MAAEKCLYAYDYVDLKDREYVKKHAKQRHLGDIEGKHRYRSRPSTATVVNSLVNLDFPETRAINTTTASNIISDQRKQIRNRYQKTQWKETLSEWSRPSSSLEERVQTPVEVEQRPHTSAAVSIPDGSRQLQMSSTTLRPFSTGAIHRPSRKPPQASGFMWVRMKQNGSSSGSKIQFKQITEEIRQQWEEEDKKERVDSRRERSQTPRRYDSFAGQWLSFAAGGMDGQEDDHGNSGGVVDAFTGERNSEYYNIEGSIGANVATQLRIGNKIRVGVNGNVQSDSLRVRRWRKEVESSSNRAESIVSLDSMTTCDSDLFRLSGQMGKPKKKMPTSIVPLCWDEQLQQTDVKVLEAKEKQSLAAKLDLSERHPVVFEKLIKDDARPKRGPKLETYRLSHRTKNKRNLDGTESLSNRITVITVDQIDEDRESLNSMDYEEILQRSLDVEQSPEEEGSSSSLRFGEDLKRGSVVSSMLGEVLLSESENTTTSGLLEKPVTPRSSPHQSYPNSDTGLTTQSINPKPRSIPLTSPVPSSPSIVSGRPWTGSQKSQRAQSSNSKGRYPFSPAPTPRNLNSPHPNLAKPGQLPRTGVSSINPGVQDGEHEYIKISQQILPGSERTNSRAENLAAIARVSERNVYEDSHDDSQSLGQNPSIASFDSVDSMNVEGDRGGNRLPDDVTTMTDPPCSCSPEAKRVMSAAISRVSHSSSTFINIPTADMNTSLSDLNSISDMDPMASYSSFRGSLSSELGEANDLTLEEGDMSPLKDSNDNHLCESNNEQEGLATVSSASSTSSKRQPHETHDDIGYVINQVDGLDLRNSDNEVLEPQRKPASAKKSNRMVTFAEELPSVPNCTPESTPRDPTDIDSVKSDFDERIDSEITRNETKSNPGRPLSAESNQSSKAEELNALRSKIKSDLVETQEATQTDIKALNVQRSNGHT; from the exons ATGGCTGCTGAGAAGTGTCTGTATGCGTACGACTATGTGGACTTAAAGGATCGGGAATATGTCAAGAAACATGCAaag CAACGTCATCTTGGTGATATTGAAGGGAAGCATCGTTACCGGTCCCGCCCATCCACGGCGACTGTCGTCAATTCCCTCGTCAACCTAGACTTCCCAGAAACCAGAGCGATAAACACTACCACAGCGAGTAACATCATCTCAGATCAACGCAAACAGATCAGAAACCGCTATCAAAAGACACAATG GAAGGAAACATTGAGTGAATGGAGTCGGCCATCTTCATCACTGGAGGAGAGAGTTCAAACACCAG TTGAggttgaacagcgccctcatacATCAGCAGCAGTCTCTATACCAGATGGGTCAAGACAGCTTCAGATGAGTTCCACAACACTGAGACCATTCAGTACAG GAGCGATCCACCGACCTTCCCGTAAACCCCCACAGGCCTCAGGCTTCATGTGGGTCAGGATGAAACAAAATGGCAGCTCCAGCGGTAGCAAGATCCAATTCAAGCAAATCACAGAGGAGATCAGACAGCAGTGGGAGGAAGAAGATAAGAAAGAGCGGGTAGATTCTCGGAGAGAAAGGAGTCAGACTCCAAGGAGGTATGATTCCTTCGCTGGACAGTGGCTTAGCTTCGCTGCTGGTGGGATGGACGGACAAGAAGATGATCATGGGAATAGCGGCGGGGTGGTGGATGCTTTCACTG GGGAGAGAAACTCGGAGTATTACAATATCGAGGGAAGCATTGGAGCTAATGTAGCGACTCAGCTTCGCATCGGCAACAAAATACGTGTTGGTGTTAATGGCAATGTGCAATCGGACAGTCTGAGGGTACGACGATGGAGAAAGGAAGTAGAAAG TTCATCAAATCGAGCCGAGTCGATAGTGTCTCTTGATTCCATGACGACTTGTGACTCAGACCTCTTCAGACTGAGCGGGCAGATGGGAAAGCCAAAGAAGAAGATGCCAACTTCTATTGTACCCCTGTGCTGGGATGAGCAACTACAGCAGACTGACGTTAAGGTTCTAGAGGCCAAGGAAAAACAATCACTGGCTGCCAAACTG GACCTCTCTGAGAGACATCCAGTTGTGTTTGAGAAGTTGATCAAAGATGACGCCCGTCCCAAGAGAGGCCCCAAGTTGGAGACGTATCGACTAAGTCACCGCACCAAGAATAAAAGAAACCTTGACGGCACTGAGAGCCTCAGCAATCGCATTACTGTCATCACCGTGGATCAAATCGATGAAGATCGAGAATCCTTAAACTCCATGGACTATGAGGAGATTCTGCAGAGGAGTCTGGACGTAGAGCAGTCTCCTGAAGAGGAAGGCTCGTCATCTTCGCTGCGGTTCGGTGAGGACCTGAAACGAGGCTCCGTAGTATCATCAATGCTTGGGGAGGTATTGCTGAGTGAATCGGAAAATACAACCACATCAGGGTTGCTGGAGAAGCCTGTCACACCGCGTAGCAGCCCTCACCAATCATACCCAAATAGCGATACAGGACTTACTACTCAAAGCATCAACCCTAAGCCTCGCTCGATACCCTTGACGAGCCCAGTCCCCAGCTCTCCAAGTATTGTCAGTGGCCGGCCATGGACAGGATCCCAGAAGTCACAGCGAGCACAATCGAGCAACAGTAAGGGCAGATATCCCTTCAGCCCCGCCCCAACCCCAAGGAATCTCAACAGCCCTCATCCAAATCTAGCAAAACCAGGACAGTTGCCCAGGACAGGTGTGTCGAGTATTAACCCCGGTGTACAAGATGGCGAGCATGAATACATCAAAATCTCGCAGCAGATTCTCCCAGGATCTGAACGGACCAATTCAAGAGCTGAGAACCTGGCTGCCATTGCTCGTGTCAGTGAGAGGAACGTTTACGAGGATAGCCACGATGACTCGCAAAGTCTCGGTCAGAATCCTTCCATTGCTAGTTTTGATAGTGTAGATAGTATGAATGTTGAAGGGGATCGTGGTGGAAATCGCCTTCCTGATGATGTGACTACGATGACTGATCCACCCTGCAGCTGCAGTCCGGAGGCAAAGAGGGTCATGTCTGCAGCCATTTCAAGAGTCTCTCATTCCTCCTCGACTTTCATAAATATCCCAACGGCGGACATGAACACAAGTCTGTCGGATTTAAATTCCATTTCTGATATGGACCCCATGGCTTCCTACTCCTCATTCCGTGGGAGTCTGAGCTCTGAACTTGGCGAAGCAAATGATCTCACACTTGAGGAAGGTGATATGTCTCCCCTGAAGGACTCTAATGACAACCATCTCTGTGAGTCAAATAATGAACAAGAAGGTTTAGCGACTGTAAGCTCTGCGTCAAGCACCTCTTCAAAACGTCAACCTCATGAAACCCATGACGACATTGGTTATGTAATCAACCAGGTGGATGGTCTAGACCTAAGGAATTCTGACAATGAGGTTCTTGAACCTCAACGAAAACCAGCTTCTGCTAAGAAGTCCAACCGGATGGTGACATTTGCCGAGGAGCTCCCTTCTGTCCCAAACTGTACCCCTGAGTCGACTCCAAGAGACCCCACAGACATTGACTCTGTAAAGAGTGATTTTGATGAGAGGATCGACTCAGAGATTACCAGGAATGAAACTAAAAGTAATCCTGGAAGGCCCTTGAGCGCAGAGtccaatcagtcatcgaaggcAGAGGAACTTAACGCCCTCAGATCAAAGATAAAATCGGATCTGGTTGAAACACAGGAGGCAACGCAAACTGATATTAAAGCGCTTAATGTACAAAGAAGTAATGGGCATACATGA